A section of the Kluyveromyces lactis strain NRRL Y-1140 chromosome F complete sequence genome encodes:
- the SDH8 gene encoding Sdh8p (similar to uniprot|P38345 Saccharomyces cerevisiae YBR269C FMP21 The authentic non-tagged protein was localized to the mitochondria), whose product MLSSIRKQSVRLVGLRPAFVRLNQIRTFQERRAGPPPLPKEDQEEFERLQKLASSQEAIDSYNAQFESDHTMESVKSPILKNDIGGFSPEFMKTIPEFEGEKNPKTGEIGGPKQDPLRHGDYSFNGRVTDF is encoded by the coding sequence ATGCTTTCCAGTATAAGAAAACAAAGTGTAAGATTAGTCGGTCTAAGACCAGCCTTTGTCAGGTTGAATCAAATTAGAacatttcaagaaagaagagcaGGTCCACCACCATTACCAAAGGAAGACCAGGAAGAGTTTGAAAGGCTGCAGAAGCTAGCGTCTTCTCAAGAAGCTATTGATTCTTATAATGCACAGTTTGAATCGGATCATACTATGGAATCGGTGAAATCGCCAATCTTGAAGAACGATATTGGTGGGTTTTCTCCAGAATTTATGAAGACTATACCAGAGTTCGAAGGCGAAAAGAATCCTAAAACAGGAGAAATTGGTGGACCAAAGCAGGATCCATTAAGGCATGGTGattattctttcaacgGAAGAGTCACCGATTTTTGA
- the NUP82 gene encoding linker nucleoporin NUP82 (weakly similar to uniprot|P40368 Saccharomyces cerevisiae YJL061W NUP82 Subunit of the nuclear pore complex (NPC) forms a subcomplex with Nup159p and Nsp1p interacts with Nup116p and is required for proper localization of Nup116p in the NPC), producing MLLFNTEDLKAIFQEVSLNPSDRLVCNNSNTIYLWQDNILRVQSDHETQYRSYNVELPFVPEQMVISPSGGLVAFHANSELYVMEVNEQSRLRKHFNTSLGIKKLLWHPLATYGLSFVILHDDSTIRIYDLEDLEPESITVFNRKSRSFGLSDHVESVCDIAFDPTGLTLYLLSSFNYCDIYAIHPCLPKNFSLRSNDTSNVTSRTKNGSLADYMLHKSLSLYNSLDKQLKLISGSDPDVESDYLTLKHDLLKQIQFFDNYKKNDGIDTFTSKAIRNSVPQGPFIIKKFPTALNAKEVTGLTIIPVGERLGLLNLQFIDGTNVVLFSDSEIVMSWSLRSNTTFNNLSVITMFNAKGQCQLLNSSEPKLVFTGDSSTTIMEMPWLEPLAQCIRLHDFSIIDDVKFENKIRTVSGTFLGVLSTLSGDILYNGNSFKVIESNDKSTTQKPINRTDEVKYTYKPSLPTSGKELDMLLTKYKTEANGFISGIPDSLAPLPLKNNSNERQLEVVSELYKETMKRVKLGQMILFRMFNKSNEEVAELHRQLRKTNEIEMLRNKLNGNLGDLQERYSRYEEKSKTLEKRLDKLKETFSSIENNEKLRTSSISEAELVWFKSIKNQVLKFNNYVHLTNKLREELEFLDTQLRSTTKGDDFFSELEFSSLQQMLLNDKKVINSCMNELSASIEDLAV from the coding sequence ATGTTACTCTTCAATAcagaagatttgaaggCAATCTTCCAGGAAGTGTCTCTGAACCCTTCCGACCGTCTTGTCTGCAACAATTCCAACACTATTTATTTATGGCAGGACAACATCTTAAGAGTGCAATCAGACCACGAAACGCAATACAGGAGTTATAATGTGGAGCTTCCATTCGTTCCAGAACAAATGGTCATCAGTCCGTCGGGGGGCCTTGTAGCATTTCATGCGAACAGCGAGCTCTATGTCATGGAAGTGAATGAGCAATCTAGATTAAGAAAGCATTTCAATACCAGTCTAGGGATAAAAAAACTATTATGGCATCCTCTGGCTACTTATGGGTTATCTTTCGTTATTTTGCATGATGATAGTACAATTCGAATTTATGATCTTGAAGACCTAGAACCCGAATCTATCACTGTTTTCAATCGTAAATCGAGATCATTTGGGTTATCAGACCATGTGGAATCAGTTTGTGACATTGCATTTGATCCAACCGGTTTGACACTTTATCTGCTGAGCTCCTTCAATTACTGTGACATATATGCTATCCATCCGTGTCTACCAAAGAATTTTTCCCTACGCAGTAATGATACATCAAATGTCACATCAAGGACGAAAAATGGTTCTTTAGCGGATTACATGTTGCACAAATCATTGTCTTTATACAATAGCCTCGATAAACAGCTAAAGCTGATATCAGGTTCAGATCCTGATGTGGAATCCGATTACCTCACCTTAAAGCATGATctattgaaacaaattcaatttttcgacaactataaaaaaaatgatgGTATAGACACATTCACGAGCAAAGCAATCAGGAACTCTGTACCACAGGGCCCGTTCATTATAAAAAAATTTCCGACAGCTTTGAATGCGAAAGAGGTCACAGGCTTGACAATCATACCGGTTGGAGAACGTTTGGGCCTTTTGAATCTTCAATTTATAGATGGAACAAACGTTGTGTTGTTCTCCGATTCTGAAATTGTCATGAGTTGGAGTTTACGCTCCAATACTACATTCAATAACCTTAGTGTAATAACAATGTTCAATGCAAAAGGTCAATGCCAACTACTAAACTCCTCGGAACCTAAATTAGTATTTACTGGTGATAGCTCCACGACTATCATGGAAATGCCATGGTTGGAACCATTGGCACAGTGCATAAGGCTTCATGACTTCTCTATCATTGATGATGTTaagtttgaaaataaaataagAACAGTTTCAGGAACTTTCCTCGGTGTTTTATCTACCTTGTCTGGTGATATTCTTTACAACGGCAATTCCTTCAAGGTCATCGAGAGTAACGACAAGAGCACCACACAGAAACCCATAAACAGAACCGATGAAGTgaaatatacatataaaCCATCGTTGCCAACGTCTGGAAAGGAATTGGATATGCTTTTGACGAAGTATAAAACAGAAGCCAATGGATTCATTTCAGGCATACCGGACTCTTTGGCTCCTCTCcctttgaagaacaattcCAATGAACGTCAATTGGAAGTGGTTTCTGAACTTTACAAGGAAACCATGAAGCGCGTCAAGTTGGGACAGATGATTTTATTTAGAATGTTCAACAAATCCAACGAAGAAGTGGCTGAACTCCATCGCCAATTAAGAAAAACCAACGAGATCGAAATGTTGAGAAATAAACTTAACGGAAACTTGGGAGACCTCCAAGAAAGATATTCCAGGTATGAGGAAAAGTCCAAGACGTTGGAAAAACGACTTGACAAGTTAAAAGAGACATTCTCCAGTATAGAAAATAACGAGAAATTAAGAACAAGCAGTATCAGCGAGGCCGAACTAGTGTGGTTCAAAAGTATCAAAAACCAGGTATTAAAGTTCAATAACTATGTACATCTGACAAACAAACTTCGCGAAGAACTAGAGTTTTTGGACACACAGCTTAGATCAACTACTAAAGGAGACGATTTCTTTTCCGAGCTAGAATTTAGTTCCCTACAACAAATGTTACTGAACGACAAAAAGGTCATCAATTCTTGTATGAATGAGTTAAGCGCATCCATTGAAGATCTAGCGGTATAA
- the MRPL37 gene encoding mitochondrial 54S ribosomal protein mL54 (similar to uniprot|P36532 Saccharomyces cerevisiae YBR268W MRPL37 Mitochondrial ribosomal protein of the large subunit), translating into MLRVTRVLFNQVKSEASGQAAKIVSSCPAGTPLNLQIKKSGKEPVALEDSEYPEWLWTVLDANVQAEKLAADPIKLRKKQLRIANRANIKQNNFLAKI; encoded by the coding sequence ATGTTGAGAGTGACTCGCGTGCTATTTAACCAAGTGAAAAGCGAGGCATCTGGCCAAGCTGCCAAGATCGTGTCATCATGTCCAGCTGGCACTCCATTGAACTTACAAATCAAGAAATCCGGTAAGGAACCCGTGGCATTAGAAGACAGCGAATACCCTGAATGGCTCTGGACAGTGCTTGATGCCAACGTCCAAGCTGAAAAACTAGCAGCTGATCCAATCAAgctaagaaaaaaacaattaAGGATAGCCAACCGTGCCAAcatcaaacaaaataacTTCTTAGCAAAGATTTAA
- the LAS21 gene encoding mannose-ethanolamine phosphotransferase LAS21 (similar to uniprot|P40367 Saccharomyces cerevisiae YJL062W LAS21 Integral plasma membrane protein involved in the synthesis of the glycosylphosphatidylinositol (GPI) core structure mutations affect cell wall integrity) — MGRKLYYVLATLQLVAVFLFCGGFFPQKVVLKNDSKFIVNPEVQLASKPVFKKLVLVVIDALRSDFLFQKDSSDFEFLHGLLNSGEAWGYTAYSNPPTVTLPRLKGITTGSAPNFLDAILNVAEDDTSSNLKEQDSLLKQFHTHHYKMNFFGDDTWLKLFPLEFFSEYDGTNSFFVSDFEEVDFNVTRHVPYQMEHQKNWDVLILHYLGLDHIGHKGGSKSHFMPSKHREMDSVIKQIYEKIDGDTLMVVLGDHGMNDLGNHGGSSSGETSAALAFLSKRLKKYQSSDIQQSSNVPVEDAHPDYKYLKEVEQIDIVPTLSMLFNLPIPKNSMGVIIDELLQLLPSKLAAIKVQDNYLQLTKLKPGYEAQLEKKSAGTLLEEMREIQSSLAMAATNYNYTFLTYGTTLMIIGTLIVTVWNFQLSQEYIEHVGTSVLLGISMFASSFIEEEHQIWWWITISVLLLMQISNGKKLVVLSGLRLIRGWNNSGQKYIYDNVLHTLLKSHTSVLWWLNVVTFLSVGFPFLRNKDESEKMVSLLSVSFLALSSITYKICFAIVNGDKVPSGLYTFALRSCAMYLANENATESDISQCLVPIARIFFQICGVSIIILLFMKYALNKSTNMLNKLLSVIKFVLLLQTSSANIPLFLIFEILTSVTPDITPIFSLCLQNLTFFQFGGTNSIATVNLTNAYNGVSSNYNIYVVGVLMFLSNYAPSIYWALSLIPQSYKQKTLRLQHYYITGTCLMIACIALRYHLFIWSVFSPKLCYYAAWSLYNVVMDFAITLLGVL, encoded by the coding sequence ATGGGTAGAAAATTATACTATGTGCTGGCCACTTTGCAATTGGTTGCTgtatttctcttctgtGGAGGATTCTTTCCGCAAAAGGttgttttgaagaatgattCTAAATTCATTGTGAATCCGGAGGTACAACTGGCCTCTAAACCCGTGTTCAAGAAACTAGTGTTGGTTGTAATTGATGCTCTGCGGAGtgatttcttgttccaGAAAGATTCTTCAGACTTCGAATTTTTACATGGACTATTGAACTCAGGCGAGGCCTGGGGCTACACAGCTTATTCAAATCCGCCAACTGTAACTCTGCCGAGATTGAAGGGGATAACGACGGGATCTGCTCCGAATTTCTTGGATGCTATTCTAAATGTTGCTGAAGATGATACATCATCAAACCTAAAAGAACAAGACTCGCTACTGAAGCAATTTCACACGCACCACTACAAGATGAATTTCTTTGGCGATGACACATGGTTAAAATTGTTTCCGTTAGAGTTCTTCTCAGAGTATGACGGTACTAACTCCTTCTTTGTCAGTGATTTCGAAGAAGTGGACTTTAACGTTACCAGACATGTGCCTTATCAAATGGAGcatcaaaagaattggGACGTACTGATTTTGCATTATTTAGGTCTCGATCATATTGGTCACAAAGGTGGTTCTAAGTCCCATTTCATGCCATCGAAGCATCGGGAAATGGATTCTGTGATCAAAcaaatatatgaaaaaattgacgGGGATACTCTGATGGTTGTTCTTGGAGATCATGGCATGAATGATTTGGGAAACCACGGAGggtcttcttctggtgaAACAAGTGCTGCCCTAGCGTTCTTGTCTAAAAGGTTAAAAAAGTATCAAAGCTCTGATATTCAGCAATCCTCTAATGTGCCCGTTGAAGATGCTCATCCAGACTACAAGTACTTGAAAGAAGTAGAACAAATCGATATTGTTCCAACGTTGAGTATGCTTTTCaatcttccaattcctAAGAATAGTATGGGTGTTATAATTGATGAGCTCCTGCAATTGCTTCCATCCAAGTTAGCAGCGATTAAAGTGCAAGATAATTATCTACAGTTAACTAAGTTGAAACCAGGCTATGAAGCACAACTCGAGAAGAAAAGTGCAGGAACTCTGTTGGAGGAGATGAGGGAAATTCAATCTTCTTTAGCAATGGCTGCTACAAATTACAATTACACTTTCTTAACTTATGGTACTACTCTCATGATAATTGGAACGCTCATAGTCACGGTATGGAATTTCCAACTAAGTCAGGAATATATTGAACATGTTGGTACTTCGGTGCTATTAGGAATAAGCATGTTTGCAAGTAGttttattgaagaagaacatcaaATATGGTGGTGGATCACGATATCCGTACTTCTACTGATGCAAATATCGAACGGGAAAAAACTGGTTGTGCTATCTGGATTAAGGCTGATTCGTGGTTGGAACAATAGTGGccaaaaatatatatacgACAATGTTCTACACACTCTTTTAAAATCACATACATCAGTCCTATGGTGGTTAAATGTAGTGACTTTCTTGTCCGTGGGTTTCCCATTTTTGAGAAACAAAGACGAATCAGAGAAAATGGTATCATTACTCTCCGTGTCCTTTTTGGCCTTGTCCTCGATAACTTACAAAATATGCTTTGCTATTGTTAACGGGGATAAAGTCCCAAGCGGTCTATACACATTCGCACTTAGATCATGCGCCATGTATCTAGCTAATGAAAATGCTACAGAATCAGATATTTCACAATGTTTAGTGCCTATCGCTCGgattttcttccaaatatGTGGTGTATCTATTATaatccttcttttcatgaAATACGCCTTGAATAAAAGCACCAATATGTTAAACAAACTACTGAGTGTTATAAAATTCGTCTTGTTGCTCCAAACTTCATCTGCAAATATCCCATTGTTTCTaatatttgaaatactGACTAGCGTCACACCGGACATCACACCAATTTTCTCATTATGTCTACAAAACCTCacttttttccaatttggTGGTACGAACTCCATTGCAACTGTCAATCTAACTAATGCATACAATGGTGTTAGTAGCAACTATAACATATACGTTGTTGGTGTATTAATGTTCTTGTCTAACTACGCACCATCCATCTACTGGGCTCTCTCACTAATTCCTCAAAGCTACAAACAGAAGACACTACGCTTGCAGCATTACTATATCACCGGAACATGTCTAATGATAGCGTGCATTGCACTAAGGTACCACCTATTCATTTGGTCCGTGTTTAGCCCGAAACTATGCTACTACGCGGCCTGGTCCCTCTATAATGTCGTCATGGATTTCGCCATTACCCTGCTTGGCGTTTTGTGA
- the REI1 gene encoding Rei1p (similar to uniprot|P38344 Saccharomyces cerevisiae YBR267W REI1 Protein of unknown function involved in bud growth in the mitotic signaling network proposed negative regulator of Swe1p and Gin4p contains dispersed C2H2 zinc finger domains), protein MAGYTCNTCGVVFDTAVGQREHMKSDWHRYNLKRRVAGLPSIDEATFSEKVANARVEKEEEENKHKKDKVKQMTKKEMRRLEKEKLLAKKQQLLQLAKESMLKNMQDSTPVNKASDDPEVQVEAEQKDEVAKSKAEEIPEEEMTPDQLAEKLMAEKLHNRVEIPETECLFTGKKYKTFEENLDHMFRDHGFYIPEQKYLVDKSGLFKYFSEKIGLGNMCFCCSYQGRSLEAVRAHMLSKKHCRIPYETEAEKLEISEFYDFSSTYEELDKAVNEDESQWVDVDEDDDGDIENDKKEDDEEEEELPEHILYNDGVELHLPTGVKVGHRTLQRYYRQNLKPERELSEGQGTIVAADTRHFATIFDRQQQQVQKTTWQTEVKDKKRDDKRAAKFVNNQPHYRDQLLQ, encoded by the coding sequence ATGGCTGGATATACTTGTAACACTTGCGGTGTTGTGTTTGACACTGCGGTTGGCCAAAGAGAGCACATGAAGTCGGACTGGCACAGATacaatttgaagagaaGAGTCGCTGGTTTGCCATCCATAGATGAAGCTACTTTTAGTGAAAAGGTTGCTAATGCTCGTGTagagaaggaagaagaagagaacaAGCATAAGAAGGATAAAGTTAAAcagatgacgaagaaggAGATGCGTAGGTTAGAAAAGGAGAAGTTACTAGCCAAGAAGCAGCAACTATTGCAGCTCGCTAAGGAGTCTATGTTGAAGAACATGCAAGATAGTACTCCTGTTAATAAAGCATCAGATGATCCTGAGGTGCAAGTAGAAGCAGAACAGAAGGACGAAGTTGCCAAATCCAAAGCAGAAGAGattccagaagaagaaatgacCCCCGATCAACTTGCTGAGAAGTTAATGGCTGAAAAGCTTCATAACAGAGTTGAAATTCCAGAAACTGAGTGTCTATTTACCGGTAAGAAGTataaaacttttgaagaaaatttgGATCATATGTTCAGAGACCATGGTTTCTATATTCCAGAACAGAAATATTTAGTTGATAAAAGTggtcttttcaaatactttTCGGAAAAGATTGGTTTGGGTAATATGTGTTTCTGCTGTTCTTACCAAGGTAGGTCCTTAGAAGCGGTCAGAGCTCATATGCTATCGAAAAAGCATTGCCGTATTCCATACGAAACGGAAgctgaaaagttggaaatATCAGAGTTTTATGATTTTTCGAGTACCTATGAAGAGTTAGATAAAGCCGTCAACGAGGATGAATCCCAGTGGGTggatgttgatgaagatgacgacgGTGATATTGAGAATGATAAAaaggaagatgatgaagaagaagaagaattaccTGAACATATACTATACAACGACGGTGTCGAATTACATCTACCTACTGGTGTGAAGGTTGGTCACAGAACCTTACAACGGTATTACAGACAAAATCTTAAACCTGAGCGTGAACTTAGTGAGGGCCAAGGTACTATCGTTGCTGCAGACACCAGACACTTCGCTACCATTTTCGATagacaacaacaacaagtaCAAAAGACTACTTGGCAAACAGAAGTCAAAGACAAGAAAAGAGACGATAAAAGAGCTGCCAAGTTCGTTAATAACCAACCTCATTACAGAGACCAATTGTTACAGTAG
- the TSC10 gene encoding 3-dehydrosphinganine reductase (similar to uniprot|P38342 Saccharomyces cerevisiae YBR265W TSC10 catalyzes the second step in the synthesis of phytosphingosine 3-ketosphinganine reductase) encodes MKGFNCNGQVILISGGSQGLGESFAKRFVQDDDGPGSNTNKVIIVSRSQSKLVKACERIGVDGVSLDRYVNDTNRNETKLIYHSCDTSSYDKVALMFKLLVKSELVPSQVYMCAGGSIPKLFLDLTPEELQNGITTNYSTAVNLAHVSLKHDVPHLLFFSSEVAFFPFIGYAQYAPLKQSIRSLVAILRQEHSSTRITCVYPGNFQSEGFDLENITKPAITKEIEGPSNPVTAAQCRDKIISSLKWGLDDITTDSIGWLLMACDQGLNKHSTSQFMFVFSWILGALLNITIVPIYMLICKFQIYQWKRNKDTK; translated from the coding sequence ATGAAAGGATTCAATTGTAACGGCCAGGTGATTTTGATTAGTGGTGGGTCACAGGGGCTTGGCGAATCTTTTGCGAAACGGTTTGTGCAAGACGATGATGGACCAGGTTCGAATACTAATAAGGTTATCATTGTGTCCAGGTCTCAGAGCAAGCTGGTAAAGGCTTGTGAGAGAATTGGCGTTGATGGTGTTTCTTTGGACCGATATGTCAACGATACCAAtagaaatgaaacaaaattgatatatCACAGCTGTGATACGTCATCATACGACAAAGTAGCATTGATGTTCAAGCTACTGGTCAAGAGTGAATTGGTTCCATCACAGGTGTACATGTGTGCTGGGGGGTCAATCCCAAAACTGTTCTTAGATTTGACACCGgaagaattacaaaacGGTATCACAACAAATTATTCCACCGCCGTGAATTTGGCCCATGTTTCTTTAAAGCATGATGTGCCCCATCTTCTGTTCTTTTCCTCCGAGGTAGCGTTCTTTCCTTTCATTGGATACGCTCAGTATGCTCCTTTGAAACAGAGTATAAGATCTTTGGTTGCAATCTTGAGACAGGAACATTCAAGTACAAGAATCACCTGTGTGTACCCAGGTAATTTCCAAAGTGAGGGCTTTGATCTAGAAAATATAACTAAACCTGCaattacaaaagaaattgaggGACCCAGTAATCCAGTGACCGCTGCCCAATGTCGTGACAAGATCATCTCGTCATTGAAATGGGGGCTTGATGATATTACCACAGATTCTATTGGTTGGCTATTGATGGCGTGCGATCAAGGTTTAAACAAACATAGCACCAGCCAATTCATGTTCGTGTTTTCATGGATCCTAGGTGCCTTGTTGAACATTACCATCGTGCCTATCTACATGTTGATTTgcaaattccaaatctaTCAATGGAAAAGGAATAAAGATACTAAGTAG
- the COA3 gene encoding Coa3p (highly similar to uniprot|Q3E7B2 Saccharomyces cerevisiae YJL062W-A Hypothetical ORF), which yields MLEPSPYQDHKTWKMTPAMIRARQPFFKKNLMGLVILLGVTGTIYTYTYKMLNKDSDFADVPIPPIDEKELEQLKKEYELEKIRRAQK from the coding sequence ATGTTAGAACCTAGTCCATACCAAGACCACAAGACATGGAAGATGACTCCGGCAATGATCCGTGCCAGACAGCCAttcttcaagaagaacCTAATGGGATTAGTTATACTTCTTGGTGTTACTGGTACGATATACACATATACATACAAGATGTTGAACAAAGATAGTGATTTTGCAGATGTTCCTATTCCTCCTATTGACGAAAAAGAACTAGAacagttgaagaaggagTACGAGCTCGAGAAAATCCGTCGTGCTCAAAAATAA
- the MRPL8 gene encoding mitochondrial 54S ribosomal protein bL17m (similar to uniprot|P22353 Saccharomyces cerevisiae YJL063C MRPL8 Mitochondrial ribosomal protein of the large subunit), whose protein sequence is MTRGLARHLSRTKPHRDALIRNMATQLLQHGTISSTTPKLKETQRYVERIITIAKNGIQNGNPSSSVPELQSRLYLSGDNSKLLKKLFDEIAPRYTARNGGYTRVMKLEPRLGDRAPQAILELVDAPVQNEDGQLLKGNLKLWLLTKTCMQQIEDAGQLAPKTVQNLKKMVHNKTLDQLLHEIGVIRKYILESQQQNSTTEVSELPEFDETLQQQFLAAVKDQIQNHTAEKKQPDGYVFRERPTQG, encoded by the coding sequence ATGACTAGAGGTCTAGCCAGGCATTTGTCCAGAACCAAGCCACATAGGGATGCGTTGATCAGAAATATGGCAACACAGTTGTTGCAACATGGCACAATTTCGTCAACAACACCGAAATTAAAGGAAACACAACGTTACGTCGAAAGAATCATTACCATTGCCAAGAACGGTATACAGAATGGTAACCCTTCGAGCAGCGTACCTGAATTACAAAGTAGACTTTATTTATCCGGTGACAATTCgaaacttttgaaaaaactGTTCGATGAAATTGCTCCAAGGTACACCGCCAGAAACGGTGGGTACACTCGTGTGATGAAGTTGGAGCCAAGACTTGGCGATAGAGCTCCTCAAGCGATCTTGGAACTTGTGGATGCTCCAGTACAGAACGAAGACGGTCAACTATTGAAAGGGAATTTGAAACTATGGTTGTTGACCAAAACTTGTATGCAACAAATAGAAGATGCTGGACAACTAGCTCCAAAAACGGTGCAAAACTTAAAGAAAATGGTGCACAACAAGACTCTAGACCAATTGCTACATGAAATCGGTGTTATCAGAAAATATATTCTTGAATCACAACAACAGAACAGTACCACTGAAGTATCAGAATTGCCAGAGTTTGACGAAACAttacaacaacaattttTAGCTGCTGTGAAGGATCAAATACAAAATCACACAgcagaaaagaagcaaCCTGATGGATATGTTTTCAGAGAAAGACCTACCCAAGGTTAA
- a CDS encoding uncharacterized protein (similar to uniprot|P53206 Saccharomyces cerevisiae YGR012W Hypothetical ORF), which yields MSQFIRRLHVPPLANKGFTDAIGSTPLIKIQRLSKELGRNIYGKSELQNPGGSVKDRAALYLIEDAEKKGLIDPSRPVTVVEGSAGNTAIGLAHICKAKGYNAVFYMPDTQSEAKINLLKWLGAEVYPVPVCPITDPLNFNNRARDHAKRLDNAVWTDQFDNQSNWKAHYHTTAPEILQQIEEAGMMLDAFTCSTGTGGTYTGVAKFLKEATNGNCKLVVADPPGSVIYSYIKTRELKREGGSFTEGIGQGRITENMRQSVDITDDAVFIPDEESIIMLFRLLDEEGLFVGGTTALNVVAAAKVAQTLPEGSNVATILCDSGHKYADRVFSKSWLQSKKLYDVLPDHLKKYASLE from the coding sequence ATGTCGCAATTTATTCGTCGCTTGCACGTTCCTCCATTGGCAAATAAAGGTTTCACCGATGCAATCGGTAGTACCCCATTGATCAAGATACAGAGACTATCCAAAGAATTGGGAAGAAATATCTATGGTAAGTCCGAACTACAGAACCCCGGTGGATCTGTGAAGGACCGTGCTGCCCTGTATTTGATTGAAGATGCAGAAAAGAAAGGGTTGATAGATCCAAGCAGACCTGTCACTGTGGTCGAAGGTAGTGCAGGAAACACTGCTATTGGATTAGCTCATATCTGTAAAGCAAAAGGTTACAACGCTGTCTTCTATATGCCTGATACCCAATCTGAAGCAAAGATCAACTTATTGAAATGGCTTGGTGCAGAAGTGTATCCTGTTCCTGTTTGCCCCATCACAGATCCTTTAAACTTTAATAATAGAGCTAGAGACCACGCCAAAAGATTGGATAACGCAGTATGGACAGATCAATTTGACAATCAATCGAACTGGAAAGCCCATTATCACACCACGGCTCCTGAAATTCTACAACAAATAGAAGAAGCAGGCATGATGTTGGATGCCTTTACTTGTTCTACCGGTACTGGTGGTACATATACCGGTGTTGCCAAATTTCTGAAAGAAGCCACGAATGGCAACTGTAAATTAGTCGTAGCTGATCCTCCTGGATCCGTCATTTACTCTTATATCAAAACCCGTGAATTGAAAAGGGAAGGTGGGTCCTTCACCGAAGGTATTGGCCAGGGAAGAATCACTGAAAATATGAGACAAAGTGTCGATATAACTGATGATGCTGTGTTTATTccagatgaagaatcaaTTATCATGCTTTTCAGActattggatgaagaaggtCTTTTCGTTGGTGGTACCACAGCACTAAACGTTGTCGCTGCTGCTAAAGTTGCACAAACACTACCTGAAGGCAGCAATGTGGCTACCATTCTATGTGACTCGGGTCATAAATATGCTGACAGGGTCTTCTCTAAGTCATGGCTACAAAGTAAAAAGCTTTATGATGTTTTGCCAGACcacttgaaaaaatatgCCTCATTAGAATGA